The Megalops cyprinoides isolate fMegCyp1 chromosome 12, fMegCyp1.pri, whole genome shotgun sequence genome contains a region encoding:
- the LOC118787475 gene encoding ras-related protein Rab-39B — protein MEVPWNFRFGIVILGDSAVGKSSLLRRYTEGTFDDSSQSPLGIDFKVQNLEFDPGVMIKLLLWDTAGQERFRSIAKSYMRNSVGCVLMFDLSQRQSFERVRAWHSEVAEYVKPAIMVFTLVGHKSDLFVRRQVRRTEGEALAKELDMAGYLEVSSKDDINVSQVFETLTREIYQQLRQGRIAINEGWQGLTIGAPVCTQAPEAEKPGCGCG, from the exons ATGGAAGTGCCGTGGAATTTCAGGTTCGGTATCGTAATCTTAGGCGACTCCGCAGTGGGAAAATCGTCACTCCTCAGACGTTATACCGAGGGGACGTTCGACGACTCCAGCCAGTCTCCGTTAGGGATCGATTTTAAGGTCCAGAATCTGGAGTTCGACCCCGGCGTGATGATTAAATTGCTTCTGTGGGACACGGCGGGGCAGGAGAGATTCAG GTCCATTGCCAAGTCTTACATGAGGAACTCGGTGGGCTGTGTCCTGATGTTCGACCTCTCCCAGCGGCAGAGCTTCGAGCGCGTGAGGGCGTGGCACAGCGAGGTGGCGGAGTACGTGAAACCAGCCATCATGGTCTTCACCCTCGTGGGCCACAAAAGCGACCTGTTTGTGCGCAGGCAggtgaggaggacagagggtGAGGCCCTGGCCAAGGAGCTGGACATGGCGGGCTACCTGGAGGTGTCCTCCAAGGATGACATCAACGTCAGCCAGGTCTTTGAGACCCTCACCAGGGAGATCTACCAGCAGCTCCGCCAGGGCAGGATCGCCATCAATGAGGGCTGGCAGGGGCTGACGATCGGGGCCCCCGTCTGCACCCAGGCCCCTGAAGCGGAGAAACCAGGCTGTGGCTGTGGATAG